Proteins encoded within one genomic window of Nonomuraea gerenzanensis:
- a CDS encoding glycoside hydrolase family 9 protein codes for MTRCRAALLALLTMVALSPATAAQAADEGPEQIVNGTFDAGTAPWWSTGNTALTVQDGRACADIPGGTANPWDVIIGHNDLPLVEGETYAYRFYASATPAKVGRALIQLPVDPWTQYLSAAPELSVSGNSYSYTFTAPVSLPNAQVVFQLGGSAEPWRFCMDDVSLKGGAEPEEYEPDTGPRVRVNMVGYLPAGPKKATLVTEATEPLGWELKNADKETVASGETVPRGVDASSGQNVHTLDFSAHREAGEDYTLTADGETSRPFDIAADLYDQLPVDALKFYYTQRSGIEILDSLRPGYARPAGHVGVAPNQGDVSVPCQPGVCDYSLNVKGGWYDAGDHGKYVVNGGISVHQLMATYERDKAAFGDGQLDIPESGNGRPDILDEARWEQEFLLSMQVPDGKPYAGMAHHKIHDQNWTGLPLLPHLDPQPRELHPPSTAATLNLAATAAQAARLYAPYDAAFAARNLAAARKAWAAAKANPEKYADPNDGVGGGAYSDGDVSDEFYWAAAELFITTGEKEFRDFVLASPHHTGDIWRERGFDWGNTAQLGRLELATVPNALPDRARVLQSVVEGAEKYLAIQTAHPYGLPYNPPDFDWGSNNLVLNNMVVMATAYDLTGQEKYRAAVREGMDYILGRNALNQSYVTGYGEVASKNQHSRWYARQLDPALPNPPIGTLAGGPNSAIQDPLAQRLLQGCKPQFCYVDHIESWATNELTINWNSPLAWISAFLADGGERADCRVRYTAHGSWPGGFTAQVVIENTGKRTVDGWSLRWSFLSGQRAGHAWGAELSQSGSVVTAKDLRWNGKIKPGQKVTFGFNGTNAVGPNPAPEVFHLNGARCT; via the coding sequence ATGACCCGATGCCGGGCCGCGTTACTGGCCCTCCTCACCATGGTCGCCCTGTCCCCCGCCACGGCCGCGCAGGCCGCGGACGAGGGGCCCGAGCAGATCGTGAACGGCACCTTCGACGCCGGCACCGCCCCCTGGTGGAGCACCGGCAACACCGCACTCACCGTCCAGGACGGCCGGGCCTGCGCCGACATCCCCGGCGGCACCGCCAACCCGTGGGACGTCATCATCGGCCACAACGACCTCCCGCTGGTGGAGGGCGAGACGTACGCCTACCGGTTCTACGCCTCCGCGACCCCGGCCAAGGTCGGCAGGGCGCTGATCCAGCTGCCCGTGGACCCCTGGACGCAGTATCTGTCGGCCGCGCCGGAGCTGAGCGTCTCGGGCAACAGTTACTCCTACACCTTCACCGCTCCCGTGTCGCTGCCGAACGCGCAGGTCGTCTTCCAGTTGGGCGGCAGCGCCGAGCCTTGGAGGTTCTGCATGGACGACGTGTCGCTCAAGGGCGGCGCCGAGCCCGAGGAGTACGAGCCGGACACCGGCCCGCGCGTGCGCGTGAACATGGTCGGTTACCTGCCGGCGGGCCCCAAGAAGGCCACGCTGGTCACCGAGGCGACCGAGCCACTGGGATGGGAGCTGAAGAACGCGGACAAGGAGACGGTGGCCAGCGGCGAGACCGTCCCCAGGGGTGTGGACGCCAGCTCGGGCCAGAACGTGCACACGCTGGACTTCAGCGCCCACCGCGAGGCGGGCGAGGACTACACGCTGACGGCCGACGGCGAGACGAGCAGGCCGTTCGACATCGCGGCCGATCTGTACGACCAGCTCCCGGTGGACGCGCTGAAGTTCTACTACACGCAGCGCAGCGGCATCGAGATCCTCGACAGCCTGCGCCCCGGCTACGCGCGCCCCGCCGGTCACGTCGGCGTCGCGCCGAACCAGGGCGACGTGAGCGTGCCGTGCCAGCCGGGCGTCTGCGACTACAGCCTGAACGTCAAGGGCGGCTGGTACGACGCCGGCGACCACGGCAAGTACGTCGTCAACGGCGGCATCTCCGTCCACCAGCTCATGGCCACCTACGAGCGTGACAAGGCCGCGTTCGGCGACGGCCAGCTCGACATCCCGGAGAGCGGCAACGGCCGGCCGGACATCCTGGACGAGGCCCGCTGGGAGCAGGAGTTCCTGCTGAGCATGCAGGTGCCGGATGGCAAGCCGTACGCGGGCATGGCGCACCACAAGATCCACGACCAGAACTGGACCGGCCTGCCCCTGCTGCCGCACCTGGACCCGCAGCCGCGCGAGCTGCACCCGCCGTCCACGGCCGCCACGCTGAACCTGGCCGCCACGGCCGCGCAGGCGGCCCGCCTGTACGCCCCGTACGACGCCGCGTTCGCCGCCAGGAACCTCGCGGCGGCCCGCAAGGCATGGGCGGCGGCCAAGGCGAACCCGGAGAAGTACGCCGACCCGAACGACGGCGTCGGCGGCGGCGCCTACAGCGACGGCGACGTCAGCGACGAGTTCTACTGGGCGGCGGCGGAGCTGTTCATCACGACGGGTGAGAAGGAGTTCAGGGACTTCGTGCTCGCCTCGCCGCACCACACCGGCGACATCTGGCGCGAGCGCGGCTTCGACTGGGGCAACACCGCCCAGCTCGGCCGCCTGGAGCTGGCGACCGTGCCGAACGCGCTGCCCGACCGGGCCCGGGTGCTGCAGTCGGTGGTCGAGGGGGCGGAGAAGTACCTGGCGATCCAGACCGCGCACCCGTACGGCCTGCCGTACAACCCGCCGGACTTCGACTGGGGCTCCAACAACCTGGTGCTGAACAACATGGTCGTCATGGCCACCGCCTACGACCTGACGGGCCAGGAGAAGTACCGCGCAGCCGTACGTGAGGGCATGGACTACATCCTCGGCCGCAACGCGCTCAACCAGTCCTACGTCACCGGCTACGGCGAGGTGGCCTCCAAGAACCAGCACAGCCGCTGGTACGCCCGCCAGCTCGACCCCGCCCTGCCCAACCCGCCGATCGGCACGCTGGCCGGCGGCCCGAACTCGGCCATCCAGGACCCGCTCGCGCAGCGGCTGCTGCAGGGCTGCAAGCCGCAGTTCTGCTACGTCGACCACATCGAGTCGTGGGCCACGAACGAGCTGACCATCAACTGGAACTCGCCGCTGGCCTGGATCTCGGCGTTCCTGGCCGACGGGGGCGAGCGCGCTGACTGCCGCGTCCGCTACACCGCGCACGGCTCGTGGCCCGGCGGGTTCACCGCGCAGGTCGTGATCGAGAACACCGGCAAGCGGACCGTGGACGGCTGGAGCCTGCGCTGGTCGTTCCTGAGCGGGCAGCGCGCCGGGCACGCCTGGGGTGCGGAGCTGTCGCAGTCCGGCTCGGTGGTGACGGCCAAGGACCTGCGCTGGAACGGCAAGATCAAGCCGGGGCAGAAGGTGACGTTCGGGTTCAACGGCACGAACGCCGTCGGCCCCAACCCGGCGCCCGAGGTGTTCCACCTCAACGGCGCGCGCTGCACGTAG
- a CDS encoding PadR family transcriptional regulator: protein MPRGTSEVSEPMYFVLTALRAGPLHGHAISKAVKELSRGRVQPSVGTLYGILERLNERGVITVDREETVNGRNRRYFRITPDGQALVEAEARRMQEAAALVLRPSGA, encoded by the coding sequence ATGCCCAGGGGAACCTCTGAAGTCAGCGAGCCGATGTACTTCGTGCTCACCGCCCTCCGTGCGGGCCCGCTGCACGGACACGCGATCAGCAAGGCGGTCAAGGAGTTGTCGCGCGGGCGGGTGCAGCCGTCCGTGGGCACGCTCTACGGCATCCTGGAGCGCCTGAACGAGCGGGGCGTGATCACCGTGGACCGCGAGGAGACGGTCAACGGCCGCAACCGCCGCTACTTCAGGATCACCCCCGACGGTCAGGCGCTCGTGGAGGCCGAGGCCAGGCGGATGCAGGAGGCGGCCGCCCTGGTCCTGCGCCCGTCCGGCGCATGA
- a CDS encoding peptidoglycan-binding protein translates to MRKMLAGVIAAVVAVAGAGWAVGSRLRSPADEAARRAAPAASLVTAAVERRKLVSTVVLSGTLEYGSPLPISLAGVVGGTAELQRATRAPRKGRIKEGAVLMEVNGRPVFALRGSVPMHRTIAPGTEGDDVKQLQRALRRLGHGAPATGVFDRATIAAVTRWYAGKGYEAQQPALADRQTYDTLRKAVRTAEETLAAEKQALDRGRDVLPLKVRLDNARQDLKSARAALAEAESRELTPADEAKLAAAESAVRAAQERLLEAEQALAAARTPPSSTPSATPTGTSTDTPAPAAVPAAVPAAVPEPDTSLLELRVANARADLAAAQDALDLARQEAGEAGEARLEELRKAVRTARDAVVTAEQALRQARQLSPARLKVANAGKDVAAAKELLAEYARTYGVSIPPGEVVFLPKLPARVQKVSVKAGQRVEAEVATVTSSTFAVTGFVEAAESELLRPGMEAAVEVDPGRTSPARLTAIGESARLPGGEEAPEGSVPVLLTPSGGKGLRAGAAVTARVTVGATREPVLVVPVAAVITSADGKARVRVEYATDRTKDVEVRTGLTADGNVEVSGALKEGDRVVVGDA, encoded by the coding sequence ATGAGGAAGATGCTCGCCGGGGTCATCGCCGCGGTCGTGGCCGTCGCGGGCGCGGGCTGGGCGGTCGGCTCCCGGCTGCGCTCCCCCGCCGACGAGGCGGCCCGCCGGGCCGCGCCCGCGGCCTCGCTGGTCACCGCCGCCGTCGAGCGCCGCAAGCTCGTCAGCACCGTGGTGCTCAGCGGCACTCTGGAGTACGGCTCCCCGCTGCCGATCAGCCTGGCCGGCGTGGTCGGCGGCACGGCCGAGCTGCAGCGGGCCACCCGGGCACCGCGCAAGGGCCGCATCAAGGAGGGCGCCGTGCTGATGGAGGTCAACGGCCGCCCCGTGTTCGCCCTGCGCGGCTCCGTGCCGATGCACCGCACGATCGCACCCGGCACCGAGGGGGACGACGTGAAGCAGTTGCAGCGGGCGCTGCGTCGGCTCGGCCACGGCGCGCCCGCCACGGGCGTGTTCGACCGGGCCACGATCGCCGCGGTGACCAGGTGGTACGCCGGGAAGGGCTACGAGGCGCAGCAGCCGGCCCTGGCCGACCGGCAGACCTACGACACGCTGCGCAAGGCCGTACGGACTGCCGAGGAAACGCTCGCGGCCGAGAAGCAGGCCCTGGACCGGGGCCGTGACGTGCTGCCGCTTAAGGTCAGGCTGGACAACGCCCGGCAGGACCTGAAGTCGGCGCGGGCCGCGCTGGCCGAGGCGGAGTCCCGCGAGCTCACGCCCGCCGACGAGGCGAAGCTGGCGGCGGCCGAGTCGGCCGTGCGCGCGGCGCAGGAGCGGCTGCTGGAGGCCGAGCAGGCGCTCGCGGCGGCCAGGACGCCGCCGTCCAGCACCCCCTCCGCCACCCCGACGGGCACGAGCACGGACACCCCGGCCCCGGCTGCGGTGCCGGCTGCGGTGCCGGCTGCGGTGCCCGAACCCGACACGAGCCTGCTGGAGCTCAGGGTCGCCAACGCCAGGGCGGACCTGGCAGCGGCCCAGGACGCTCTCGACCTCGCGCGGCAGGAGGCCGGCGAGGCCGGGGAAGCCAGGCTGGAGGAGCTGCGCAAGGCCGTGCGGACGGCCAGGGACGCGGTGGTCACCGCCGAGCAGGCGCTGCGCCAGGCCAGGCAGCTCTCGCCGGCCCGGCTCAAGGTGGCCAACGCGGGCAAGGACGTGGCCGCGGCCAAGGAACTGCTGGCCGAGTACGCCCGCACGTACGGCGTGTCCATCCCGCCGGGCGAGGTGGTGTTCCTGCCGAAGCTGCCCGCCCGGGTGCAGAAGGTGTCGGTGAAGGCGGGGCAGCGCGTCGAGGCCGAGGTGGCCACGGTGACCAGCTCGACGTTCGCGGTGACCGGGTTCGTGGAGGCCGCGGAGTCGGAGCTGCTGCGGCCGGGCATGGAGGCGGCCGTCGAGGTGGATCCGGGCCGGACGTCCCCGGCCCGGCTCACCGCGATCGGCGAGTCCGCCAGGCTGCCCGGCGGGGAGGAGGCGCCCGAGGGCTCCGTTCCCGTCCTGCTCACGCCGTCGGGCGGCAAGGGGCTACGGGCCGGCGCCGCGGTGACCGCGCGGGTGACCGTCGGGGCCACGCGGGAGCCGGTGCTGGTGGTGCCGGTGGCCGCGGTGATCACCTCGGCGGACGGGAAGGCGCGGGTGCGGGTCGAGTACGCCACGGACAGGACCAAGGACGTGGAGGTCCGCACGGGCCTGACCGCCGACGGGAACGTCGAGGTCAGCGGGGCGCTTAAGGAGGGCGACCGGGTGGTGGTCGGCGATGCGTGA
- a CDS encoding ABC transporter ATP-binding protein — translation MRERPDGEPGARPGGDQEQPPVIELTGVCKRFPAQPPVRALHEVCLRVDRGDHLAIVGPSGSGKSTLLNVLGLLDRPTSGSYVLDGTETTTLRDGARTRLRGDRIGFVFQSFHLLPHRSVVENVMLAELYGARKRRGRRERALAALERVGLGHRAAFTPGRLSGGERQRAAIARALLGGPSLLLCDEPTGNLDSRNTGAVLDLFDELREQGLTIVVITHEQEVSERARRRVRIADGVLTEVVGV, via the coding sequence ATGCGTGAACGACCGGACGGCGAGCCGGGCGCGCGGCCGGGAGGCGATCAGGAGCAGCCGCCGGTCATCGAGCTGACCGGCGTCTGCAAGCGGTTCCCCGCACAGCCACCGGTCCGCGCGCTCCACGAGGTCTGCCTGCGCGTGGACCGCGGCGACCACCTGGCGATCGTCGGCCCGTCGGGCTCCGGCAAGTCCACGCTGCTGAACGTCCTGGGGCTCCTGGATCGCCCCACTTCCGGTAGCTACGTCCTGGACGGCACGGAGACCACTACGCTGCGGGACGGAGCCAGGACCCGGTTGCGCGGCGACCGGATCGGCTTCGTCTTCCAGTCCTTCCACCTGCTCCCCCACCGCAGCGTGGTGGAGAACGTGATGCTCGCCGAGCTGTACGGCGCGCGGAAGCGCAGGGGCAGGCGGGAGCGGGCCCTGGCGGCGCTGGAGCGGGTGGGCCTCGGACACCGGGCGGCGTTCACGCCGGGCCGGCTGTCCGGCGGCGAACGCCAGCGCGCGGCCATCGCCAGGGCCCTCCTGGGCGGCCCGTCGCTGCTGCTGTGCGACGAGCCCACCGGCAACCTCGACAGCCGCAACACCGGCGCGGTGCTCGACCTGTTCGACGAGCTGCGGGAGCAAGGGCTGACGATCGTGGTCATCACGCACGAGCAGGAGGTCAGCGAGCGGGCCAGGCGCCGGGTACGGATCGCCGACGGCGTGCTCACCGAGGTCGTGGGGGTCTGA
- a CDS encoding ABC transporter permease has product MHVRDLISEAVAGVLARPVRSALTTLGTVLGITTLVITLGVAATAGNQIVGRFDELVATAITVEVPGSTTGPPLVGWDAVERLTRLRGVESAAAVADAKEGADLFVRSNDLVDPTKVTTQSLTVLAATTGLPEAARGRMTQGRFYDAGHIARGDRVAVIGDEAARMLGVTRLDRAPAIFIGKHAYTVIGILGELRRERNLSTAVVVPPTVGRQFGLREVTRVLVNTSLGAAGLIAGQAPAALSPGNGDLLQVISPPSPTRARDGAQDDVNALFLILGLVSLVVGAVGIANVTLVTVMERVPEIGLRRSLGAARRHIAAQFLLESTLVGLTGGVIGASLGVVAVVAVSAVKQWTPLLDVRLAIAAPIAGALVGLLAGLYPALRAARMEPVDALR; this is encoded by the coding sequence ATGCACGTGCGCGACCTGATCTCCGAGGCCGTCGCCGGCGTGCTGGCCAGGCCGGTCCGCTCGGCGCTCACCACCCTCGGCACCGTGCTCGGCATCACCACGCTGGTCATCACCCTCGGCGTCGCCGCCACCGCGGGCAACCAGATCGTCGGCCGCTTCGACGAGCTGGTCGCCACGGCCATCACCGTGGAGGTGCCCGGGTCCACGACGGGCCCGCCGCTGGTCGGCTGGGACGCGGTCGAGCGGCTGACCAGGCTGCGCGGCGTGGAGTCGGCCGCCGCGGTCGCCGACGCGAAGGAGGGCGCCGACCTGTTCGTGCGCTCCAACGACCTCGTGGACCCCACCAAGGTCACCACGCAATCCCTGACCGTCCTGGCGGCCACGACGGGGCTGCCCGAGGCCGCGCGCGGCCGGATGACGCAGGGCCGCTTCTACGACGCCGGGCACATCGCGCGTGGCGACCGGGTGGCGGTGATCGGCGACGAGGCGGCCAGGATGCTCGGCGTCACCCGGCTCGACCGGGCACCGGCGATCTTCATCGGCAAGCACGCGTACACGGTGATCGGCATCCTCGGCGAGCTGCGCCGCGAGCGGAACCTGAGCACCGCCGTGGTCGTGCCGCCCACCGTGGGCCGCCAGTTCGGGCTGCGCGAGGTGACCAGGGTGCTGGTCAACACCAGCCTGGGCGCCGCCGGCCTGATCGCCGGCCAGGCCCCGGCCGCGCTCAGCCCCGGCAACGGCGACCTGCTGCAGGTGATCTCCCCGCCGAGCCCCACCAGGGCGCGCGACGGCGCCCAGGACGACGTGAACGCGCTCTTCCTGATCCTCGGCCTGGTCTCGCTGGTCGTCGGCGCCGTCGGCATCGCCAACGTCACGCTGGTCACCGTGATGGAGCGCGTCCCGGAGATCGGCCTGCGCCGCTCGCTGGGCGCGGCGAGAAGGCACATCGCCGCGCAGTTCCTGCTGGAGTCCACGCTGGTCGGCCTGACCGGCGGCGTGATCGGGGCCAGCCTGGGCGTGGTCGCGGTCGTCGCGGTCTCGGCCGTCAAGCAGTGGACGCCGCTGCTGGACGTGCGGCTGGCGATCGCCGCGCCGATCGCGGGAGCCCTGGTGGGGCTGCTGGCCGGGCTCTACCCGGCACTGCGCGCGGCCAGGATGGAGCCGGTGGACGCACTGAGGTGA
- a CDS encoding WXG100-like domain-containing protein → MGLMLSPELNGFLSMLGIPWPNIDEDEIKKDANAWRTVQAGAEPAGAQADGGIRRAQQAHRGDSAEALARHWNRVGGNEGHLAQAAAATRMAPVALDGTAAIVSAVKVAVGTQAVAGLTSVVQALAFTGGVGVAAATARMYLARNAMARVLREGAEGTGKVVAPRLVSKVTTPLYKILDDLRRPMGGTPALAGAGARVPVRTSGLRNPTGPRSVRDGMAQMVRRNNRDNSGGRGRGRGRGGGSSGGSSGGNWFRRDSTGKVHGELPNGTRGMSEEQGKAARDALRGSIRKRRQEQDRLGQEVGHEERIRREQEALRKIEEEGKRKKWW, encoded by the coding sequence ATGGGCCTGATGCTCTCGCCCGAGCTGAACGGGTTCCTGAGCATGCTCGGCATCCCGTGGCCGAACATCGACGAGGACGAGATCAAGAAGGACGCCAACGCCTGGCGTACCGTGCAGGCCGGCGCGGAACCCGCGGGCGCGCAGGCCGACGGGGGGATCCGCAGGGCGCAGCAGGCCCACCGCGGCGACTCCGCCGAGGCGCTGGCGCGGCACTGGAACCGGGTCGGCGGCAACGAGGGCCACCTCGCCCAGGCGGCGGCCGCGACGCGGATGGCACCGGTGGCGCTCGACGGCACCGCCGCCATCGTGAGCGCGGTGAAGGTGGCCGTCGGCACGCAGGCGGTGGCCGGGCTGACCTCCGTGGTCCAGGCGCTGGCGTTCACCGGCGGGGTGGGCGTCGCGGCGGCCACCGCGCGCATGTACCTGGCGCGCAACGCCATGGCCAGGGTGCTGCGGGAGGGTGCGGAAGGCACGGGCAAGGTGGTGGCGCCGAGGCTGGTCAGCAAGGTGACCACTCCGCTGTACAAGATCCTGGACGACCTGCGCCGCCCGATGGGAGGCACCCCGGCGCTGGCCGGAGCCGGTGCCCGGGTGCCCGTCCGTACCTCCGGGCTGCGGAACCCGACCGGCCCGCGTTCCGTCCGGGACGGCATGGCCCAGATGGTCCGCCGGAACAACCGGGACAACTCAGGGGGCCGCGGCAGGGGCCGCGGGCGCGGCGGAGGCAGCAGCGGAGGCAGCAGCGGAGGCAACTGGTTCAGGAGAGACTCGACGGGAAAGGTGCACGGCGAGCTTCCCAACGGCACGAGAGGCATGTCCGAGGAGCAGGGCAAGGCGGCCAGGGACGCGCTCCGGGGCAGCATCAGGAAGAGGCGGCAGGAACAGGACCGGCTCGGCCAGGAGGTCGGGCACGAGGAGAGAATTCGCAGAGAGCAGGAGGCTCTTCGCAAGATCGAGGAAGAAGGCAAGCGGAAGAAATGGTGGTGA
- a CDS encoding YbaB/EbfC family nucleoid-associated protein, translated as MRPPAPEGDAEYLAQYVAQSRQILRDLQAARRAIQQVEAAAESDDRLVAATSDGQGGLTRLRIDPRALRLGEAELGRKVTEVLRAAQEEAARQAQEIADKAASRSAALPAPLDETFVRARVEQVAHDLF; from the coding sequence ATGCGGCCACCAGCGCCGGAAGGCGACGCCGAATACCTGGCCCAGTACGTCGCCCAGAGCCGTCAGATCCTGCGCGACCTCCAGGCGGCCCGCCGGGCCATCCAGCAGGTGGAGGCCGCGGCGGAGAGCGACGACAGGCTGGTGGCGGCCACGTCCGACGGGCAGGGCGGCCTCACCCGGCTGCGGATCGACCCGCGGGCGCTGCGGCTCGGCGAGGCGGAGCTCGGCCGCAAGGTGACCGAGGTGCTCAGGGCGGCGCAGGAGGAAGCGGCGCGGCAGGCGCAGGAGATCGCCGACAAGGCCGCGAGCAGGAGTGCCGCGCTGCCCGCGCCGCTCGACGAGACGTTCGTGCGGGCGCGGGTGGAGCAGGTCGCCCACGATCTCTTCTAG
- a CDS encoding YbaB/EbfC family nucleoid-associated protein: protein MYGRDIDPADIRDEDLDEAARMGEGMLAWLESAREELDQVIGTGTAPSGEVRATVDAGGRVLDVAYGERALRLGSVRLAEETLEAVRAASADAERQTHDLMRAALPGYDPVAARAELESLLDGGPY, encoded by the coding sequence GTGTACGGCCGCGACATCGATCCCGCCGACATCAGGGACGAGGATCTCGACGAGGCGGCGCGCATGGGCGAGGGCATGCTGGCCTGGCTGGAGAGCGCGCGGGAGGAGCTGGACCAGGTCATCGGCACGGGCACGGCACCGTCCGGCGAGGTCAGGGCCACCGTCGACGCGGGCGGCCGGGTGCTCGACGTCGCCTACGGCGAGCGCGCGCTGCGGCTGGGCAGCGTGCGGCTGGCCGAGGAGACGCTGGAGGCGGTGCGCGCGGCGAGCGCGGACGCCGAGCGGCAGACCCACGACCTCATGCGCGCGGCGCTGCCCGGGTACGACCCGGTCGCGGCCCGCGCCGAGCTGGAGTCCCTGCTGGACGGCGGGCCGTACTGA
- a CDS encoding TetR/AcrR family transcriptional regulator, protein MTSGQADAILKVATQLFAALGYDGTSTRQIADAAGLNIATVNYHVGGKRELYLAVMEAAHRAEKAALERALARLPGDDPVAAIHRLADDYLDFCVDHPEVPALWMHRWLSDAGDITELERQYVQPLLGAVAAALRPAVEAGLIAAETDLDYTVWSVAWTVHGFAKGGVLDAEGRRRAAGDRAALRRFRAHLHQSLHRTLGLPGDPR, encoded by the coding sequence ATGACCTCCGGCCAGGCCGACGCGATACTCAAGGTCGCCACGCAGCTCTTCGCGGCGCTCGGCTACGACGGCACCTCCACCCGCCAGATCGCCGACGCCGCCGGGCTGAACATCGCCACCGTCAACTACCACGTGGGCGGCAAGCGCGAGCTCTACCTCGCCGTCATGGAGGCCGCGCACCGGGCGGAGAAGGCGGCGCTGGAGCGGGCGCTGGCCAGGCTGCCCGGCGACGACCCCGTGGCCGCCATCCACCGGCTGGCCGACGACTACCTCGACTTCTGTGTGGACCACCCCGAGGTGCCCGCCCTGTGGATGCACCGCTGGCTCTCCGACGCCGGCGACATCACCGAGCTGGAGCGCCAGTACGTGCAGCCGCTGCTCGGCGCGGTGGCCGCCGCGTTGCGGCCCGCCGTGGAGGCGGGGCTGATCGCCGCCGAGACGGATCTCGACTACACGGTGTGGAGCGTCGCCTGGACCGTGCACGGCTTCGCCAAGGGCGGCGTGCTCGACGCGGAGGGCCGCCGCAGGGCCGCCGGAGACCGGGCCGCGCTCCGCCGCTTCCGCGCCCACCTGCACCAGAGCCTGCACCGCACGCTCGGCCTGCCCGGCGATCCCCGGTGA
- a CDS encoding MFS transporter, with protein MSRLGRDRLLGYGVGSVGTGVFSAVPGLLLLYYLTDVLGVPAAVAGLVLVAPKIWDVLLNPLVGAASDREAVRTGRRTRLLAIGSAALPVTFALMFAVPGDTPGALWAGVAFLLAASAFACFQVPYVALPAEMSPDQGERTRIMSWRVVCLTAGILVAGGLAPAVVDLAGGGRAGYAVMGVTVGAVMAAALVWATLATRWVPSRPGPRPLGPVAAFRLARGNVPFFVLLAAFVTQALAVAVMLAGAPYVASYRLGDYGLTSVMFVCLVGPSMLAVPGWARLARVHGPVRCYLAASAGFCGVAVALVPAVAAGGTAATLALTALAGVCYAALQLLPLSLLPDTVHADTARTGHAQAGAFTGLWTAGETAGLALGPGLFALVLTGSGFVSAPVESPVAQPAGALTGLLLGFTALPALLMLISLPFVAWYGRLTTKETV; from the coding sequence GTGAGCCGGCTCGGCAGGGACCGGCTGCTGGGCTACGGGGTCGGCTCCGTGGGCACCGGCGTGTTCTCGGCGGTGCCCGGCCTGCTTCTCCTGTACTACCTGACCGACGTGCTCGGGGTGCCGGCGGCCGTGGCGGGCCTCGTGCTGGTGGCCCCCAAGATCTGGGATGTGCTGCTGAACCCGCTCGTCGGCGCCGCCAGCGACCGCGAGGCCGTGCGGACCGGCCGCAGGACCCGCCTGCTGGCGATCGGCTCGGCCGCGCTGCCGGTGACGTTCGCGCTGATGTTCGCGGTGCCGGGCGACACGCCCGGCGCGCTCTGGGCCGGGGTGGCGTTCCTGCTGGCGGCCAGCGCGTTCGCCTGCTTCCAGGTGCCGTACGTGGCCCTGCCCGCCGAGATGTCGCCCGACCAGGGCGAGCGGACCAGGATCATGTCCTGGCGGGTGGTGTGCCTGACGGCCGGGATCCTGGTGGCGGGCGGGCTGGCCCCGGCCGTGGTGGACCTGGCGGGCGGCGGCCGGGCCGGGTACGCCGTGATGGGCGTGACGGTCGGCGCCGTCATGGCGGCGGCGCTGGTCTGGGCGACGCTGGCCACCCGCTGGGTGCCGTCCAGGCCCGGCCCCCGCCCGCTCGGCCCGGTGGCCGCCTTCCGCCTGGCCAGGGGGAACGTGCCGTTCTTCGTGCTGCTGGCGGCGTTCGTGACGCAGGCGCTGGCCGTGGCCGTGATGCTGGCCGGGGCGCCGTACGTGGCCTCCTACCGGCTGGGCGACTACGGCCTGACCTCGGTGATGTTCGTCTGCCTGGTCGGGCCGAGCATGCTGGCCGTGCCCGGCTGGGCCCGGCTGGCCCGCGTCCACGGGCCGGTGCGCTGCTACCTGGCGGCGTCCGCCGGCTTCTGCGGCGTCGCGGTCGCGCTGGTCCCGGCCGTCGCGGCGGGCGGGACGGCGGCGACGCTGGCGCTGACCGCGCTGGCCGGGGTCTGCTACGCGGCGCTGCAACTGCTGCCGCTGTCGCTGCTGCCCGACACCGTGCACGCCGACACCGCCCGCACCGGGCACGCCCAGGCCGGCGCGTTCACGGGGCTGTGGACGGCCGGCGAGACCGCGGGGCTGGCGCTCGGGCCGGGGCTGTTCGCGCTGGTGCTGACCGGGTCGGGGTTCGTCTCCGCGCCGGTCGAGTCACCGGTCGCGCAACCGGCGGGGGCGCTGACCGGGCTGCTGCTCGGGTTCACCGCGCTGCCCGCCCTGCTCATGCTGATCAGCCTGCCGTTCGTCGCCTGGTACGGGCGGCTCACGACGAAGGAGACCGTGTGA